The genomic region CTGGGGTGTTATCCCTAGACCCTAATCCTTGCATGTATTTTGTCTTTGACGTGTTGATCTGGAGTCCAACTCGCTGAGCTTCTGACTTAAGTCCAGCATACGTTTCCGCAACCGTCCTCTTGTTGATcgcaacaatgtcaatgtcGTCCGCGTAGCCCAGGAGTTGAATTGAGCGCCAGAAGATGGTACCTCGCGTGTCGATGCCTACTCGCCTTATCACACCTTCTAAGGCCACGTTGAACAGGATACATGAAAGGCTATCCCCTTGCCTCAGCCCTCTCTGGGAAGCAAACTGAGCGgacgcgacaccaccgacccTTACAGAACACATCACATTGCCCATAGTCGCCCTACACAGCCTGATCAGCTTGTTCGGAAACTGAAACTCCTTCATCAGCATCCACAGCTGTTGCCGGTCAATGCTGTCataggccgccttgaagtcaaTGAAGACGTGATGTGTTCTGCAGTTATACTCACGGCATTTTTGTAAAATCTGCCGGAGCGTAAACAGCTGGTCAGTTGTCGAGCGTCCATCCATGAAGCCGGCTTGATACTCCCCAACAAAGTTTTCGGCCAGGGGCAGCAACCGGTGGAGCAAAAGTTGAGAGAAGATCTTATAGGCGGCATTTGGTATGGTAATGCCACGGTAGTTCTCGCAGTCCAACCTATCCCCTTTTTTGAAGACCGGTACAACGACACCGGTCATCCAGTCCTGGGGTAGTTCTTCCATCTCCCAAACTTTGCCGATCACCAAATGAAGCACTCGAGCTAGGCTCTCCCCTCCGTGCTGGAAGAGCTCACCAGAGAGCTGATCATCACCCGCAGCTCGGTTGCTTTTAAGCTTCCGCATCACTTGCACGACTTCGTACAGGGATGGAACCGGGTAATCATCATCGTGCCCAGGTGCCCCAAGTGGTACTTCCGCATCCATGCTCCTATTCAAGTTAACCCCATTTAGGTGCTCCTCGAAGTGCTGCCTCCACCTTTCAACCACCTCGCCAGAGCTGGTGAGCAATCCACCCTCCCTATCCCGGCACATGTCTATGGCAGGCTCACTAGACCTACGTTCCCGGTTAACAAGCTCATAGAGCTTTCGGGTGTCACCAGACCGGTGGAGCTGCTCAAGGTCCTCAGCAGTTCGATGCTCCTGCGCTCTCTTTTTCCTCCTGCAGACCGAAACCAGCCTATTCCTGGCAACCCTATACTGCTCCACGTTGGCTCTCGTTCCAGCTTGGAGCATTCTACCCCAGGCAAAGTTCTTCTGGTCAGCGAGCAGCTGACACTCCGCATCAAACCAGTCTGATGTTCGTGACCTCGTTCTAGCACCCAGACTGCTGGAAGCTGAACTTTCCACTGCATGGCGAATTTTAGTCCATACCTCCTCCATTGGTGCAGTAGAGGCCTCATCCTCTGATGGAAGTGCCGCCTCTAGAGTCTGACCGTAGCGCACAGCCACTTCATTATCCTTTAGCAGGTCAATGTTGAAGCGGTGCGCTCTAGCGACCCGGGGTTTGTAGATCATTGCTAGCTTTGATCGCATGCAGACACCGAGTAGATAGTGGTCAGAACTCACATTAGGCTGCCGATAGCTGCGAATGTTCGTGACGTCCGAGAAAAAGCGGCCGTCAATTAGCACGTGGTCGATTTGGTTGCAGGTACGTAGGTCCGGTGATCTCCAGGTAGCCTTGTGGATATCCTTGCGAGGAAAGAAGGTGCTGCGGACAACCATTCCGCGGGAGGCTGCAAAGTTGATGCATCGATGACCATTGTTATTAGAGCAAGCATGCAGGCTGTGAGTCCCGATGGTTGCTTTAAAACACTCTTCCCTGCCAACTTGCGCGTTCATATCCCCAATAACGAGCTTGATGTCACGCCTCGAGCAGCTGTCGTACGCCTGCTCCATTAACGCATAAAAGGCATCCTTCTCATCATCGGGCCTACCTTCATGAGGGCAGTGTACGTTGATGAGCGCATAGTTGCGGAATCTCCCTTTAACTCGCAGCACACTCATACGCTCATTAATGGGTCTCCATCCAATAATGCGTTCCTGCATCCTACCCATCACTATAAAGCCAGTACCGAGCTCGTTGGTACTGCCACCACTTTGGTAAATGGTGGCAGCACACTGCCGAGGCTTCCACACTCTACTTCCTCTCCAGCAAAGTTCCTGCAGCGCAACAATAGAAAAACCGAGAGGGTTTATGGCGTCATATAGAAGACGATCAGCTCCGTCGAAGTTGAGAGATCTGCAATTCCAAGTCCCAAGCTTCCAATCATTGTCCTTTATTCGTAGCGTGGGTCTGGATCCGTTATTCCGATACGTATTTTGCATTATTTGTTCGTTCGTAGTATAAGTTAATTCGGCTGGCCTCCTTACTAGGGATGCGCAGCCTACACCTCGTGATGGGATTGCCACCTTGGGTATAGCTGACGAGGTTCCGCATTTCAGCTTCAGCCGCTCCACTGGAGATCAGACGCTGTTCCGAGCCGCTCCTATTGGAGAACAGACGCTCGTGGAGATTGGTGAGCCGCACCACTGGTGAACAGACGCTCACAAAGCGCCCACAGAGCGTACCCTGTAGACGCCCCCCTTTCCCTGTCAGCATACGACCCAAGTTCCCACCAGGGTTGGTTACCTGATCTTCACAAAGGTTACTCGCATCCCGGTTGGCACCACTAGGAGGTAGGGTAGGAGTTGTTTGGGGGGTGAATGGCCACTATCAAAGATCGATATATGGGGCCTCATGTTGCACCGGATCCCAAACCATTTACCAACCATTCTCTCCAACGCCACGATAATCCCACCACGCTTCGCGGTGGCTTCGAGTGTGGCGAGTGGAAATTTATTGACTTTCTTCCTGTCTTCACACGGTCGAGGGCAATTTAATCCGTCAGTGTACCGCACCGGACCGCGGTGCAGCATTGGCGTGCGATTGGACGAATCTTCCATTATTTACATAGCTCCTTGCTTGCTTCGATGGAGGAGGTTTTTTCACggacaaagaaaaatggaaactctCACTACTCGAGCGcaacaaaggaaaaacgtaGAAGaggaagcaaaaggaaaatgctGCAAACGCTTCAGAACATTCGTGTA from Anopheles coustani chromosome 3, idAnoCousDA_361_x.2, whole genome shotgun sequence harbors:
- the LOC131267213 gene encoding uncharacterized protein LOC131267213, which encodes MEESQELCWRGSRVWKPRQCAATIYQSGGSTNELGTGFIVMGRMQERIIGWRPINERMSVLRVKGRFRNYALINVHCPHEGRPDDEKDAFYALMEQAYDSCSRRDIKLVIGDMNAQVGREECFKATIGTHSLHACSNNNGHRCINFAASRGMVVRSTFFPRKDIHKATWRSPDLRTCNQIDHVLIDGRFFSDVTNIRSYRQPNVSSDHYLLGVCMRSKLAMIYKPRVARAHRFNIDLLKDNEVAVRYGQTLEAALPSEDEASTAPMEEVWTKIRHAVESSASSSLGARTRSRTSDWFDAECQLLADQKNFAWGRMLQAGTRANVEQSSEPAIDMCRDREGGLLTSSGEVVERWRQHFEEHLNGVNLNRSMDAEVPLGAPGHDDDYPVPSLYEVVQVMRKLKSNRAAGDDQLSGELFQHGGESLARVLHLVIGKVWEMEELPQDWMTGVVVPVFKKGDRLDCENYRGITIPNAAYKIFSQLLLHRLLPLAENFVGEYQAGFMDGRSTTDQLFTLRQILQKCREYNCRTHHVFIDFKAAYDSIDRQQLWMLMKEFQFPNKLIRLCRATMGNVMCSVRVGGVASAQFASQRGLRQGDSLSCILFNVALEGVIRRVGIDTRGTIFWRSIQLLGYADDIDIVAINKRTVAETYAGLKSEAQRVGLQINTSKTKYMQGLGSRDNTPDTFPGITLDNDTLEEVDSFVYLGSQVTCDSDTSLEIRRRILAGNRTFCSLHPCVDKRT